The following proteins are co-located in the Candidatus Planktophila lacus genome:
- the rsmD gene encoding 16S rRNA (guanine(966)-N(2))-methyltransferase RsmD gives MRIIAGLAKGRNIAAVAGATRPTSDRAREALFSTLASEFGDFAGLHILDLYAGTGAIALESLSRGAEIVHAVEKDEQAQKSIAANFESIRSAQCPGSFHLFGMSVHRFLQDRATVPYHFIYIDPPYDVEDIDVIENLIQLREGGFLHPQALIAVERNSRVKEISWPDGYQALREKNYGQATIFYGVPAEL, from the coding sequence ATGCGCATTATCGCAGGACTTGCTAAGGGGCGAAACATCGCCGCCGTTGCAGGTGCTACCCGACCAACTTCTGATCGCGCCCGTGAAGCGCTCTTTTCTACCTTGGCATCTGAATTTGGTGACTTTGCAGGGCTTCATATTCTGGATTTATATGCCGGCACAGGTGCTATTGCACTTGAATCGCTCTCCCGAGGTGCCGAGATTGTTCATGCAGTTGAGAAAGATGAGCAAGCGCAGAAGTCGATAGCCGCAAACTTTGAAAGCATCAGGAGCGCGCAGTGTCCAGGCAGTTTCCACCTCTTTGGAATGAGCGTTCACCGTTTCTTACAAGATCGGGCGACAGTTCCGTACCACTTTATCTATATCGATCCACCATACGATGTAGAAGATATTGATGTAATTGAAAATCTCATTCAACTTCGTGAGGGTGGTTTTCTTCATCCGCAAGCTTTAATTGCAGTTGAGAGAAATTCCAGAGTCAAGGAAATATCTTGGCCAGATGGATATCAGGCTCTGCGCGAAAAAAATTATGGCCAAGCGACGATTTTCTATGGGGTTCCAGCCGAACTTTGA
- the leuC gene encoding 3-isopropylmalate dehydratase large subunit encodes MGKTLAEKIWEDHVVRSAQGEPDLLYIDLQLVHEVTSAQAFDGLRLAGRKVRRPDLTIATEDHNTPTLDILKPIADPVSKLQIDTLRNNAKEFGIRIHSLGDADQGVVHVVGPQLGITQPGMTIVCGDSHTSTHGAFGAIAFGIGTSEVEHVLATQTLPSSRPKTMAINVEGTLKTGVTAKDIILAIIAQIGTGGGQGYIIEYRGSAIRELSMEGRMTVCNMSIEAGARAGLIAPDQKTFDYIKGKPHAPEDFETAQKYWETLFTDSDAKFDVEITLDGNTLEPFVTWGTNPGQGLPLNASVPNPADIKDSEERGAAERALEYMGLTAGTPLKKIAIDTVFLGSCTNGRIEDLRAAASVIEGKKIAPKLRMLVVPGSERVRQQAMKEGLDKVFLDFGAEWRNAGCSMCLGMNPDQLAVGERSASTSNRNFEGRQGKGGRTHLVSPLVAAATAIRGTLSSPADL; translated from the coding sequence ATGGGTAAAACTCTGGCAGAGAAGATTTGGGAAGACCACGTCGTTCGTTCGGCGCAAGGAGAACCTGATCTACTCTACATCGATCTGCAATTAGTTCACGAAGTAACAAGTGCGCAAGCATTTGATGGCCTGCGCCTTGCCGGACGAAAAGTGCGCCGCCCAGACCTGACAATTGCAACTGAAGATCACAACACCCCAACGCTCGATATTTTAAAGCCGATCGCAGATCCAGTTTCAAAACTGCAGATCGATACCTTGCGCAATAACGCTAAGGAATTCGGAATTCGTATCCACTCACTTGGCGATGCCGATCAAGGCGTTGTCCACGTAGTTGGACCACAGCTCGGAATCACTCAACCAGGTATGACAATTGTTTGCGGCGATTCACATACTTCAACACATGGCGCATTCGGTGCGATTGCATTCGGTATTGGTACATCAGAAGTTGAACATGTGCTTGCTACGCAGACTCTGCCGTCAAGTCGCCCAAAGACAATGGCGATCAATGTTGAAGGAACTCTAAAGACCGGTGTAACCGCAAAAGATATTATCTTGGCGATCATCGCGCAGATTGGTACTGGCGGGGGACAGGGCTACATCATCGAATACCGCGGCTCTGCAATTCGCGAACTTTCGATGGAAGGTCGTATGACCGTTTGTAACATGTCTATCGAAGCTGGTGCGCGCGCTGGATTGATCGCACCAGATCAGAAGACCTTTGATTACATCAAGGGCAAGCCACATGCGCCAGAAGATTTCGAAACTGCGCAGAAGTATTGGGAGACGCTATTTACAGATAGCGATGCTAAGTTCGATGTTGAAATCACGCTCGATGGCAACACACTTGAGCCATTTGTAACTTGGGGAACTAACCCAGGACAGGGTCTTCCGCTAAATGCATCAGTGCCAAATCCTGCAGACATTAAAGACTCTGAAGAGCGTGGCGCAGCAGAACGCGCACTTGAGTACATGGGTCTTACAGCAGGAACACCATTGAAAAAGATAGCGATTGACACTGTTTTCTTGGGCTCTTGCACCAATGGTCGCATCGAAGATTTACGTGCGGCTGCATCGGTAATCGAAGGCAAGAAGATTGCACCAAAACTTCGCATGTTGGTTGTGCCTGGATCAGAGCGCGTTCGCCAGCAAGCGATGAAAGAGGGCTTAGATAAAGTCTTCCTTGATTTCGGTGCCGAATGGCGTAACGCCGGTTGTTCAATGTGTCTCGGAATGAACCCAGATCAACTAGCTGTGGGAGAGCGTTCAGCATCAACTTCTAACAGAAACTTTGAAGGCCGCCAAGGTAAAGGCGGACGCACACACTTAGTGAGCCCGCTAGTTGCAGCAGCTACCGCAATTCGCGGCACGCTCTCATCACCGGCAGATTTGTAG
- the leuD gene encoding 3-isopropylmalate dehydratase small subunit encodes MEKFVKHTGTGIPLRRSNVDTDQIIPAVYLKRVTRSGFEDGLFAAWRNDPEFVLNQPQYKSGTILVAGPEFGTGSSREHAVWALQNYGFKVVISSRFADIFRGNSLKGGLLTVILPQEAVEAIWTTIESDPTTSITVDLETRTVSYGSTTVAFELDDYTRWRLMEGLDDIGLTLKHTDEIDSFEAKRPAYKPKTLPIRI; translated from the coding sequence ATGGAGAAGTTTGTTAAACACACAGGCACAGGTATTCCGCTACGTCGTAGCAATGTCGATACCGATCAGATCATTCCTGCCGTTTACCTAAAGCGCGTTACTCGTAGCGGCTTTGAAGATGGTTTATTTGCTGCTTGGCGCAATGATCCAGAGTTTGTTTTGAATCAACCGCAATATAAGAGCGGAACCATCTTGGTTGCCGGCCCTGAATTCGGCACCGGTTCATCTCGCGAGCACGCTGTTTGGGCGCTACAGAATTACGGATTCAAGGTGGTCATCTCAAGCCGCTTCGCCGATATCTTCCGAGGCAACTCGCTTAAGGGCGGTTTGCTAACCGTGATCCTTCCTCAGGAGGCAGTGGAAGCGATCTGGACAACTATTGAGAGCGATCCAACAACTTCAATCACCGTGGATCTTGAAACACGCACTGTTTCCTACGGATCAACCACAGTTGCCTTCGAGCTAGATGATTACACCCGCTGGCGCTTGATGGAGGGCCTAGATGACATCGGTTTGACGCTAAAGCACACTGATGAGATCGATTCTTTCGAAGCAAAGCGACCTGCTTACAAGCCAAAAACACTGCCAATTCGCATTTAA
- a CDS encoding lysophospholipid acyltransferase family protein has translation MAKMRVSYAPPTGNPLGTNITFKICSSILIPIINLITKRTWIGAGNIPKTGAVIVANNHLSYFDVLNFAHFLYKNGRAPRFLGKVGVFKVPIIGRILLAAGQVPVERETPNAGKAVDHAKRLLESGHLLGVYPEGTLSRDADHWPMIAKTGLARLALSTRTPVIPVAQWGAQVLMPTYSKKIKLFPRTQITLKAGKPVDLSQWYGKEDDQQALIEATAKVMREITTLLEEIRGEKRPEVIFDPHTSDLPRTGNFKKKRKKVAEK, from the coding sequence ATGGCCAAGATGCGCGTTTCATATGCGCCACCTACCGGTAATCCTCTCGGTACAAATATCACCTTTAAAATTTGCTCATCTATATTGATCCCAATCATTAACTTGATCACCAAGCGCACGTGGATCGGCGCTGGAAATATTCCGAAGACCGGCGCGGTAATAGTTGCGAATAACCACCTCTCATATTTCGATGTCTTAAATTTTGCGCACTTTCTTTACAAGAATGGCCGAGCCCCACGTTTCCTAGGCAAGGTTGGCGTATTTAAAGTTCCAATAATCGGCCGCATTCTGCTTGCAGCTGGCCAGGTTCCCGTTGAACGGGAAACACCTAACGCAGGCAAAGCTGTTGATCACGCGAAGCGACTTTTAGAGTCGGGACATTTACTTGGTGTTTATCCAGAAGGGACTCTCTCTCGTGATGCCGATCATTGGCCGATGATTGCCAAGACTGGTTTGGCCAGACTTGCTCTAAGCACACGCACTCCCGTAATTCCGGTTGCGCAATGGGGCGCACAAGTTTTGATGCCGACTTATTCGAAGAAGATTAAATTATTTCCACGTACCCAGATCACCTTGAAAGCGGGAAAGCCGGTTGATCTCTCCCAGTGGTATGGCAAAGAGGATGATCAGCAAGCACTTATCGAGGCAACTGCAAAAGTCATGCGGGAAATTACAACTTTGCTAGAAGAAATTCGTGGCGAGAAGCGACCTGAAGTAATCTTTGATCCACATACTTCTGATTTACCTCGTACAGGTAATTTTAAAAAGAAGCGTAAAAAGGTGGCAGAGAAGTAA
- a CDS encoding IclR family transcriptional regulator codes for MEKKNSGVGVLDKAVTILGTLESGPHSLAELVAATGIARPTAHRLAVALEHHRLVTRDLQGRFVLGPRSSELAAAAGEDRLLAAAAPALAALRDATGESAQLYRRQGDIRICVAVAERLSGLRDSVPVGASLTMQAGSAAQILLAWEDSEKIHRGLKNARFTAAHLSADRRRGWAQSVGEREAGVASVSAPVKGPNGKVIAAVSISGPIERLGRQPGRVHAAAVVATAARLTEHLAKS; via the coding sequence GTGGAGAAGAAGAATAGCGGAGTTGGCGTTCTAGATAAAGCGGTAACCATTCTAGGTACGCTTGAATCAGGCCCCCATTCGCTGGCAGAGCTCGTTGCCGCAACTGGCATCGCTCGCCCCACCGCTCACCGTTTAGCCGTTGCCCTTGAGCACCATCGCCTTGTTACGCGCGATCTGCAGGGTCGTTTCGTTCTTGGACCTCGTTCTTCAGAACTCGCAGCTGCAGCAGGTGAAGATCGCTTACTGGCTGCTGCTGCCCCAGCACTTGCTGCGCTGCGCGATGCAACCGGCGAATCTGCACAGTTATATCGTCGCCAGGGAGATATCCGAATCTGTGTTGCAGTTGCTGAACGTTTATCTGGTCTTCGCGACTCTGTACCTGTTGGTGCTTCGCTAACTATGCAAGCAGGATCTGCTGCACAAATTTTATTGGCTTGGGAAGATTCCGAAAAAATTCATCGCGGACTTAAGAATGCGCGATTTACCGCCGCTCACTTATCTGCCGATCGTCGTCGCGGATGGGCGCAATCTGTTGGAGAACGCGAAGCCGGCGTTGCATCTGTCAGCGCACCAGTTAAAGGCCCTAATGGAAAAGTAATTGCCGCAGTATCTATCTCTGGTCCAATCGAGCGTTTAGGACGCCAACCAGGGCGCGTACATGCAGCAGCCGTTGTTGCAACTGCCGCAAGACTTACAGAGCATCTCGCTAAAAGTTAG
- the thiL gene encoding thiamine-phosphate kinase, with product MAISDGGFNEAQKNASGFNEAQVIARLKEIFASTDPRISLGIGDDAAVVSGAKAQVVTTDMAVSGVHFRTDWSSAFEIGRKVTAANTADVLAMSAKPDYLLVAVALTGSETMEWISDLARGIKYEADLAGAHVVGGDISRADQVVFSMTAIGSTNKAITRSGAKPGDGIYLSSLTGWSAAGLAIVSSGSKENMEPAQKALSEFKSPTIDYGFDSSKANALCDVSDALVIQAAQMAEASKVCFNFDLTKIQASAEFMELENLAQRMDIDIWSWIFAGGEDHALLATGTDLPGLLIGDVTQGAGLANVPAGVAANAWQHF from the coding sequence ATGGCGATTAGTGATGGCGGCTTCAACGAAGCGCAAAAAAACGCTAGCGGCTTCAACGAAGCGCAGGTAATCGCGCGCCTAAAGGAGATTTTTGCATCAACCGATCCACGAATTTCTCTTGGGATTGGCGATGATGCAGCGGTTGTATCTGGCGCCAAAGCCCAAGTTGTAACAACCGACATGGCCGTTTCCGGAGTACATTTCCGAACCGACTGGTCGAGCGCTTTTGAAATTGGGCGAAAGGTTACGGCGGCAAATACCGCAGATGTTTTAGCGATGTCAGCTAAGCCCGATTACCTGCTTGTCGCTGTTGCTCTTACAGGTTCCGAAACTATGGAATGGATTTCTGATCTTGCACGTGGGATTAAATATGAAGCAGATCTTGCGGGAGCCCATGTAGTTGGTGGAGATATTTCTCGCGCTGATCAAGTAGTTTTCTCAATGACTGCGATTGGTTCTACTAACAAAGCGATAACTCGTAGTGGAGCAAAACCAGGAGATGGCATTTATTTATCATCACTTACGGGGTGGTCGGCGGCCGGTTTGGCGATTGTGAGTTCCGGATCAAAAGAAAATATGGAGCCTGCTCAAAAAGCACTTAGCGAGTTTAAGTCTCCAACTATTGATTATGGATTTGATTCCTCAAAGGCAAATGCGCTCTGCGATGTCAGCGATGCCTTGGTTATTCAAGCAGCACAGATGGCTGAGGCTTCAAAGGTTTGCTTTAACTTTGACCTAACTAAAATCCAAGCAAGCGCTGAATTCATGGAGCTTGAAAATCTTGCCCAGCGAATGGATATTGATATTTGGAGTTGGATTTTTGCTGGGGGAGAGGATCACGCCCTTCTGGCAACCGGCACAGATCTGCCAGGGCTTTTAATTGGAGACGTTACCCAGGGCGCGGGCCTTGCAAACGTTCCCGCAGGCGTGGCAGCGAACGCTTGGCAACATTTCTAA
- a CDS encoding HU family DNA-binding protein: MNKAQFIAALAPHFNDSKKEAAHAVEIVFDTITRTMSKGEDVMINDFGKFKKVDRKARMGRNPFTGETIKIKASKKARFLPAKGLKDVISGERKLGPAPKPEPKPVAKPVAKKAAVKKVAKKKPAAKKAVKKVAKRKPVAKKKVAKKAAKKR, encoded by the coding sequence ATGAATAAGGCCCAGTTCATTGCCGCGTTGGCCCCACACTTCAACGACAGCAAGAAGGAAGCAGCACACGCTGTAGAAATCGTTTTCGACACAATTACACGCACCATGTCAAAGGGTGAAGATGTAATGATCAACGATTTCGGTAAGTTCAAGAAGGTTGATCGCAAGGCACGTATGGGACGTAACCCATTCACAGGCGAGACAATCAAGATCAAGGCTTCAAAGAAGGCTCGCTTCTTGCCTGCAAAGGGTTTGAAGGATGTCATCTCAGGTGAGCGCAAGCTAGGACCGGCTCCAAAGCCAGAACCAAAGCCTGTTGCAAAGCCAGTGGCTAAGAAGGCAGCAGTCAAGAAGGTTGCTAAGAAGAAGCCAGCAGCGAAGAAGGCTGTTAAGAAAGTTGCTAAGCGTAAGCCAGTAGCTAAGAAGAAGGTTGCAAAGAAGGCTGCTAAGAAGCGTTAA
- the recG gene encoding ATP-dependent DNA helicase RecG codes for MAIADGRLTTKLVDVVGDRTAKVLDTVFGYRTVSDLLHHYPRRYLVRGELSDIAELNEGDEVTVLAEIYSSSSRKLQGRKGSILEVIVTDGSAKMSLTFFNQSWREKELRVGRQGLFAGKVGVFNGKRQLAHPDYEMVPDGSDVDSAVADFAGKFLPVYPASSKLPSWKIAQCVKLAIDSLDEVPDFIPPHILEMFKYPSAQQALIQIHNPVDLDSAELSKARLTFDEAFLLQLLLLERRAELRALKTVARPVKSDGILEAFDKSLPWKLTPGQVEVSREIESDLAADIPMHRLLQGEVGSGKTVVALRAMLAVVDSGGQAALLAPTEVLAAQHLRTIEKLLGPLAQGGMLGGVENATQITLLTGSQNSAARKEALALAASGQAGIVIGTHALLSESVVFNDLGLIVVDEQHRFGVEQRDALKAKAVNPPHLLVMTATPIPRTVAMTVFGDLDISTLRELPLGRQPITTHVVPTMEKPSFLDRAWERIREEVSQGHQAYIVAPRIAAGSSEDADLDFLYGEQSPDIASVEELAPKLHGGALKGLRIAPLHGRLTTELKDATMQAFSAGEIDVLVSTTVIEVGVDVPNATVMVIMDADRFGVSQIHQLRGRVGRGTSPGLCLLVSGAPIETPARERLEAVSKTQDGFELSRIDLEQRREGDVLGATQSGARSHLRLLRVLRDEGLIEEARNVAAELLESDSSLNGYPLLKDELEMLKKEQTSSYIDKG; via the coding sequence ATGGCGATCGCAGACGGCAGGCTCACAACCAAGTTGGTTGATGTAGTGGGCGATCGCACTGCCAAAGTCCTAGATACCGTTTTTGGTTACCGAACTGTCTCTGATTTATTGCATCACTATCCGCGTCGCTACTTAGTACGTGGCGAGCTAAGCGACATTGCCGAACTTAACGAAGGTGATGAAGTAACGGTACTGGCAGAGATTTACTCCTCGAGTAGCCGCAAATTGCAGGGGCGCAAGGGCAGCATTCTCGAAGTTATCGTGACCGATGGCAGCGCAAAGATGTCGCTAACTTTTTTCAATCAATCTTGGCGCGAGAAAGAGTTGCGCGTAGGTAGACAAGGTTTGTTTGCAGGAAAAGTCGGAGTCTTTAACGGCAAACGCCAGTTGGCTCATCCGGATTACGAAATGGTTCCAGATGGCAGTGATGTTGATTCTGCCGTTGCAGATTTTGCTGGAAAGTTTCTGCCGGTTTATCCAGCCAGTTCAAAACTTCCTTCGTGGAAGATTGCGCAATGTGTAAAGCTAGCCATTGATTCTTTAGATGAAGTCCCAGATTTCATCCCGCCACATATCCTTGAGATGTTTAAATACCCGTCTGCGCAGCAAGCGCTAATTCAGATACATAACCCAGTTGATTTAGATAGCGCAGAACTTTCCAAGGCGCGCTTGACCTTTGATGAAGCCTTCTTACTGCAACTACTTTTACTCGAGCGCAGAGCCGAACTCCGTGCGCTAAAGACTGTCGCCCGACCAGTTAAGTCCGACGGGATTTTGGAAGCCTTCGATAAATCGCTTCCGTGGAAGTTAACGCCTGGCCAGGTAGAAGTTTCACGAGAGATTGAAAGCGATCTAGCAGCAGATATCCCAATGCACCGTTTGCTACAAGGTGAAGTTGGTTCTGGAAAAACTGTTGTCGCACTTCGTGCCATGTTGGCGGTCGTCGATAGCGGGGGGCAAGCAGCGTTACTTGCCCCAACAGAAGTTTTGGCAGCCCAGCATCTACGAACAATTGAAAAATTGCTTGGGCCACTGGCCCAAGGAGGGATGCTGGGCGGTGTTGAAAACGCAACGCAAATAACTTTATTAACTGGTTCTCAGAACTCGGCAGCGCGCAAAGAGGCGCTTGCTCTTGCCGCATCTGGCCAAGCTGGAATTGTTATTGGTACTCATGCACTTCTTAGCGAGAGCGTTGTTTTTAACGATCTTGGCTTGATTGTTGTCGATGAGCAACATCGCTTTGGTGTTGAGCAACGAGATGCGCTGAAAGCAAAGGCGGTTAATCCGCCGCACTTATTGGTTATGACTGCAACCCCAATACCAAGAACAGTTGCGATGACCGTCTTTGGCGATTTAGATATTTCAACTCTGCGCGAACTTCCGCTGGGTCGCCAACCTATAACAACACACGTGGTACCTACTATGGAGAAACCTTCTTTCTTAGATCGCGCCTGGGAGCGAATTCGCGAAGAAGTCTCACAAGGGCATCAGGCTTACATCGTTGCACCGCGCATCGCTGCCGGAAGTTCTGAAGATGCCGATCTAGATTTTCTATACGGAGAGCAATCGCCTGATATCGCCTCCGTTGAAGAGTTGGCGCCGAAGTTACACGGGGGAGCGCTTAAGGGCTTACGGATTGCGCCTTTGCATGGACGTTTAACCACAGAGTTAAAAGATGCAACGATGCAGGCTTTTTCTGCAGGTGAGATAGATGTACTTGTTTCAACAACTGTCATTGAAGTTGGTGTGGATGTTCCAAATGCCACAGTCATGGTGATTATGGATGCAGATCGCTTTGGCGTATCTCAGATTCATCAGTTACGTGGCCGAGTTGGTCGCGGCACTTCACCTGGTTTGTGCCTACTTGTATCTGGCGCGCCAATCGAAACGCCAGCACGTGAGCGATTGGAAGCAGTATCTAAGACCCAAGATGGCTTCGAACTCTCTCGTATTGATCTTGAACAAAGACGTGAAGGCGATGTTTTAGGTGCAACACAATCTGGCGCTCGGTCGCATCTTCGCTTATTGCGTGTCTTGCGCGATGAAGGGCTAATTGAGGAAGCGCGCAATGTGGCTGCAGAATTATTAGAAAGCGACAGCTCTCTAAACGGCTATCCTTTGCTCAAAGATGAATTAGAGATGTTAAAGAAAGAACAAACGTCTTCATATATCGATAAAGGTTAG
- the rpmB gene encoding 50S ribosomal protein L28 has product MASTCDICGKGPSFGNNVSHSQVKTRRRWNPNIQRIKTLVGGTAKRQNVCTSCLKAGKVSR; this is encoded by the coding sequence GTGGCATCAACATGCGATATCTGTGGCAAAGGGCCCAGCTTTGGAAATAACGTTTCACACTCTCAGGTAAAGACTCGTCGTCGCTGGAATCCAAATATCCAACGCATCAAGACTCTTGTCGGTGGAACAGCTAAGCGCCAGAACGTTTGTACTTCCTGCCTTAAGGCCGGAAAAGTTTCTCGCTAA
- a CDS encoding Lrp/AsnC family transcriptional regulator — protein sequence MSVQAYILIQTEVGKASSVAKSVSAIAGVTLAEGVTGPYDVIMRAESPSMEEFGRAILSKVQAVPGITRTLTCPVTY from the coding sequence ATGTCAGTTCAGGCATACATCTTGATTCAAACCGAAGTTGGCAAAGCATCTAGCGTTGCAAAATCTGTCTCTGCTATCGCCGGCGTTACATTGGCTGAAGGAGTTACAGGTCCTTACGATGTAATCATGCGCGCAGAGTCTCCATCGATGGAGGAATTTGGCCGCGCGATTTTGTCTAAGGTGCAGGCTGTTCCGGGTATTACGCGCACCCTGACTTGCCCAGTTACTTATTAA
- a CDS encoding D-alanine--D-alanine ligase family protein produces MTKRVAIICGGRSSEHEISCISAGGVLSAIDRSKFEPVLIGISKSGKWFLLDDKTSLTIKNGVLPVVPETGNPVSLDASGFISAGVNLKIDIVFPLLHGPYGEDGTIQGLLEMADIAYVGSGVLASAVAMDKSFAKPIFAAHGIKVAAGFVARASDWAKDKSAVQKQADQLGYPVFVKPARGGSSRGTTKVKSAAEFAAALEEAHTFDPKAMVEQEIRGKEIECAVLEIDGVAKASLVGQIKIDPKYDFYNFEAKYLDSATTIELPAAIDQKISDQIRAKAVDAFIALGCSGLARVDFFLTDNNEVIINELNTMPGFTATSVFPKMWAATGVQYTEVISHLLASALTRSNGVLGN; encoded by the coding sequence ATGACTAAGCGCGTAGCAATTATCTGTGGTGGTCGCTCCAGCGAACACGAAATCTCATGTATTTCCGCAGGGGGAGTGCTCTCCGCAATTGATCGCAGCAAATTTGAACCTGTTTTGATCGGCATCAGCAAGAGCGGCAAATGGTTCTTACTTGATGACAAAACATCTCTCACAATCAAAAATGGTGTTCTCCCAGTAGTTCCAGAAACTGGAAACCCCGTTTCATTAGATGCATCAGGTTTTATCAGCGCTGGCGTCAACTTAAAGATTGATATCGTCTTTCCGTTACTGCACGGTCCGTACGGTGAAGATGGAACGATTCAAGGACTTCTTGAGATGGCCGATATTGCATACGTTGGCTCTGGAGTTCTTGCCTCAGCAGTTGCTATGGATAAATCATTTGCAAAGCCAATCTTTGCGGCCCACGGAATTAAAGTTGCGGCAGGCTTTGTCGCTCGCGCATCCGATTGGGCAAAAGATAAATCAGCGGTTCAAAAACAGGCAGACCAACTTGGCTATCCAGTATTTGTAAAGCCGGCACGTGGTGGATCAAGTCGTGGGACAACAAAAGTTAAATCTGCTGCTGAATTTGCCGCTGCTCTTGAAGAGGCACATACCTTTGATCCAAAGGCGATGGTGGAGCAAGAAATTCGTGGCAAAGAGATTGAGTGCGCAGTCCTTGAAATTGATGGCGTTGCTAAAGCATCACTGGTTGGGCAGATAAAAATCGATCCGAAGTACGATTTTTACAACTTTGAAGCTAAGTATCTAGATTCAGCCACAACCATCGAACTTCCGGCGGCAATTGATCAGAAGATCAGCGATCAGATCCGCGCCAAAGCGGTAGATGCCTTTATCGCACTTGGCTGCAGTGGCTTAGCCCGTGTGGACTTCTTCTTAACTGATAACAATGAAGTCATCATCAATGAGTTAAACACGATGCCGGGCTTTACCGCAACATCAGTATTTCCAAAGATGTGGGCAGCAACCGGTGTGCAATACACAGAAGTAATTTCCCATTTACTCGCATCAGCGCTTACGCGCAGTAATGGTGTCTTGGGAAATTAA
- a CDS encoding NAD(P)H-dependent glycerol-3-phosphate dehydrogenase: MSKVTVFGAGAWGSTMAQVLCDAGNDVLLWGRNQEVVDEINSSHTNAKYLAHHTLPAELKATTDLDEAFAFSQSYVLAIPSSQLRATLREWKPRFSEGCLVVSTLKGIEISTQLRMTEVIVEILGPHRVAMITGPNLADELVLRQPAGAVAAATTQATSEEVRALFRTPYYRVYTSVDLLGCELAGAIKNVIALAVGISIGMGFGENTQAMLITRGLNEVARLCAAHGADPLSAAGLAGMGDLVATCGSPLSRNRTFGELLGKTGSMEQAVAQGAKTVEGVSSSGAIVEIAHRVGVEVPVIESVADIVNGSLTPAQALQRLMEITTQAENFIR; encoded by the coding sequence ATGAGCAAGGTAACGGTGTTCGGAGCAGGAGCATGGGGTTCAACCATGGCGCAAGTTCTCTGCGATGCCGGAAATGATGTTCTGCTCTGGGGCCGAAACCAAGAAGTTGTAGATGAGATTAATTCGTCCCATACAAATGCGAAATATTTAGCGCATCACACATTGCCCGCAGAGCTGAAAGCCACTACAGATTTAGATGAGGCCTTTGCCTTCAGCCAAAGTTATGTTTTAGCGATTCCATCCTCGCAATTGCGCGCAACTTTAAGGGAGTGGAAACCACGCTTCTCGGAAGGTTGTTTGGTGGTCAGTACATTAAAGGGAATTGAAATCAGCACCCAACTTCGCATGACTGAAGTCATTGTTGAAATTCTCGGACCACATAGAGTCGCGATGATTACCGGACCAAATTTGGCTGACGAACTAGTGCTGCGCCAACCCGCTGGTGCGGTGGCTGCAGCAACTACGCAAGCCACCTCTGAAGAAGTTCGCGCACTATTCCGTACTCCTTACTACCGCGTTTACACATCAGTTGATTTATTAGGTTGTGAATTAGCGGGCGCAATCAAAAATGTAATTGCCTTAGCCGTTGGAATCTCTATCGGTATGGGTTTTGGCGAAAATACCCAAGCGATGCTGATTACTCGCGGCCTTAATGAAGTAGCCCGATTATGTGCTGCGCACGGGGCTGATCCACTAAGTGCGGCAGGCCTTGCCGGAATGGGTGACTTAGTTGCAACTTGTGGCTCTCCACTTTCTCGTAACCGCACATTTGGCGAACTCTTAGGTAAGACTGGTTCCATGGAACAAGCGGTTGCGCAAGGAGCAAAGACGGTAGAAGGCGTCTCCTCATCGGGAGCGATTGTAGAAATAGCCCACCGCGTTGGAGTAGAAGTTCCCGTAATCGAATCAGTTGCTGACATTGTTAATGGCTCGCTTACGCCAGCACAGGCGCTACAGCGCTTAATGGAGATTACAACTCAAGCGGAGAACTTCATCCGATGA